Proteins encoded in a region of the Quercus lobata isolate SW786 chromosome 8, ValleyOak3.0 Primary Assembly, whole genome shotgun sequence genome:
- the LOC115958170 gene encoding cytochrome b561 and DOMON domain-containing protein At4g12980-like — MSSSTELVIILITLAFLSLILNINAQTDCSESSDEFFDLASARNITKCKKLTTLGAEFGWKYNVDNHTKRLQLDIILGASLQNAMGWLAWGVNPGQRPQMVGTRAIIGIRYLNGTSVIKTYNITQYTKIGCPLLPSEISDVNVSNTQVNYSATTRYMTIHASLILPQKDYTVSKLNHVWQVGHSANDVQPLMHATTLQNVDSTETLDLDTGTCVNIGHRRRHLRTVHGILNILGWGILLPIGVIIARYFRVHPFPFDQKKKNLWFYLHVSFQSVGYVLGTIGWGIGLWLGHASKYYTFRTHRILAIFIFTFATLQMLAFRLKPKDTDDYRKHWNMYHHFLGYALLATISVNIFQGIAILKPVYTWKWAYVAILGAFGVVTIAFEIYTWIKFRNDIKDKEKKNQNDIKDKEKKNQTTNQEGKPSASTTETKAP; from the exons ATGTCTTCTTCTACCGAACTTGTAATAATTCTCATCACTTTGGCCTTTTTATCCCTTATCCTTAACATCAATGCTCAGACTGATTGTAGTGAATCTAGTGATGAATTCTTTGACTTGGCCAGTGCAAGAAACATCACAAAGTGCAAGAAATTGACAACATTAGGAGCTGAATTTGGCTGGAAATACAACGTCGACAACCACACCAAACGGTTGCAGCTTGACATAATTCTCGGTGCAAGCCTGCAAAATGCAATGGGATGGCTGGCTTGGGGTGTCAATCCAGGACAGAGGCCACAGATGGTTGGAACCAGAGCTATCATAGGCATTAGATACCTCAATGGAACCTCAGTAATCAAAACCTATAACATCACACAATATACCAAGATTGGTTGCCCACTCCTGCCTTCAGAGATCAGCGATGTAAACGTTTCAAATACACAAGTAAATTACTCAGCAACAACAAGGTACATGACTATACATGCCTCACTAATTCTTCCTCAGAAGGACTACACAGTTTCAAAGTTGAACCATGTTTGGCAAGTTGGGCACTCTGCCAATGATGTGCAGCCATTGATGCATGCCACAACTCTTCAGAATGTAGATAGCACTGAGACTTTAGACTTGGATACTGGGACTTGTGTTAACATTGGACATCGCCGTCGCCACCTTAGAACG GTGCATGGAATTCTGAACATTTTGGGGTGGGGAATACTCTTACCCATCGGTGTGATTATCGCTAGGTACTTCAGGGTGCATCCATTTCCATTTGAccagaagaaaaagaacttgtGGTTCTATCTTCATGTCTCCTTTCAGAGTGTTGGTTATGTTCTAGGCACCATTGGCTGGGGCATTGGTTTATGGCTTGGACACGCTTCAAAATACTACACCTTTCGCACTCACCGGATTCTTGCTATATTCATATTTACATTTGCTACATTACaa ATGTTAGCCTTTCGTTTAAAGCCAAAAGACACCGACGATTACCGCAAGCATTGGAACATGTACCATCATTTTCTTGGCTATGCACTGCTGGCTACGATTTCTGTGAACATATTTCAAGGGATTGCAATTTTAAAGCCGGTTTACACTTGGAAATGGGCTTACGTAGCGATTCTAGGAGCCTTTGGAGTCGTTACAATTGCGTTTGAGATTTACACATGGATAAAATTCAGAAATGACattaaagataaagaaaaaaagaatcaaaatgacattaaagataaagaaaaaaagaatcaaaccaCGAATCAAGAAGGAAAACCAAGTGCAAGTACTACCGAAACCAAAGCACCCTAA